A genomic stretch from Echeneis naucrates chromosome 6, fEcheNa1.1, whole genome shotgun sequence includes:
- the LOC115044401 gene encoding probable leucine--tRNA ligase, mitochondrial: protein MQALVRRLVLRPLVVPRAGRDGIFSPVLRFMSPSLRTLFSETGVWERDYRTETRRKVEEWWKPHIMARWEKEALEEGPNRKKFYVLSMFPYPSGRLHMGHVRVYTISDTIGHFERMRGHQVLNPMGWDAFGLPAENAAIERGLDPEEWTKSNIKSMREQLDSLGLCFNWDREVTTCLPDYYRWTQYLFIKLLEAGLAYQKEAVVNWDPVDQTVLADEQVDENGRSWRSGALVEQKLLTQWFIKTTNYAKPLLDALADLPEWYGVKGMQANWIGDCTGCYFDFKIRVNGEETGETLSAYSSSPEMVFGAAYLAILPSHRLLHGSSSVRSVLEKAFQPGKDSLTEVTARNLLTGHQVPLVISHKEAFDGYLDTVIGIPDSSEEDLSLARALDLRWTTVLKSDQEGTQSLINSKEFSGLSRKEAFDSITQKARELKVGGHLTSSKLRDWLISRQRYWGTPIPVVHCGSCGAVAVPEDELPVALPKLPSLTGKGMSPLEAAHDWVNCKCPRCKGPARRETDTMDTFVDSAWYYFRYTDPHNNDRPFERHLGDHWLPVDVYIGGKEHAVMHLYYARFLCHFCKSQGLVAHREPFWKLLVQGLIKGQTFKLADSGQYLKRDEIDFTDEEPVAVGGGRIEVTWEKMSKSKHNGLDPQEVVQQYGVDTVRLYILYAAPPEQDILWNVKTDALPGVLRWQSRLWQLVTKLREARQLGDFPNPSHLKKKELAEVKRIWESKNYAIQEVTSHFTEDFLFNAAISRLMGFTNTLNSATVTVMQHSVDFEEALAALVKMTAPMAPHLASELWAGLCQVKNPVSPVLQQGGDVLQQSWPTVDPEYLKVPDFVQLSVLINNKACGTVTVPLQASKDSEQVQQLILESPLGQKLLRKCSIKRAILSPRTALINFLIDE, encoded by the exons ATGCAGGCATTAGTGAGAAGGCTGGTTCTGCGTCCGCTAGTTGTCCCCCGAGCTGGCAGGGATGGTATCTTCAGTCCAGTCCTTCGCTTCATGTCCCCCAGCTTACGCACCCTGTTCAGTGAGACCGGAGTGTGGGAGAGGGACTATCGGACAGAGACCCGACGCAAGGTGGAGGAATGGTGGAAGCCACACATCATGGCCCGGTGGGAGAAGGAGGCCCTGGAAGAG GGGCCCAACAGGAAGAAGTTTTATGTCCTCTCCATGTTTCCATACCCATCAGGGCGACTGCACATGGGCCACGTGCGAGTGTACACAATCAGCGACACCATTGGTCACTTTGAAAGAATGAGAGGTCATCAG GTGTTGAATCCGATGGGTTGGGATGCGTTTGGGCTTCCAGCTGAGAATGCGGCCATTGAGAGAGGCCTTGACCCAGAGGAGTGGACGAAGAG TAATATCAAGTCCATGCGGGAGCAGTTGGACAGCCTTGGCCTTTGCTTCAACTGGGACCGG gaagtgaccacTTGTCTTCCAGATTACTACAGGTGGACACAATATTTGTTTATCAAGCTCTTGGAGGCTGGACTTGCATATCAGAAAGAG gcTGTGGTGAACTGGGACCCTGTTGATCAGACGGTGTTGGCTGATGAGCAGGTGGATGAAAACGGGCGCTCCTGGAGGTCTGGCGCTCTGGTCGAGCAGAAGCTGCTCACACAATGGTTCATCAAGACCACAAACTATGCCAAG CCTCTTCTGGACGCTCTGGCAGACCTTCCGGAGTGGTATGGTGTCAAAGGCATGCAGGCAAACTGGATTGGAGACTGCACCGGCTGCTACTTCGATTTCAAAATCAGG GTGAACGGGGAGGAAACAGGGGAGACTCTGTCAGCCTACAGCTCTTCCCCAGAGATGGTGTTTGGAGCGGCCTACTTGGCCATCCTGCCTTCCCACAGACTGCTACATGGCAGCAGCTCAGTGCGCTCTGTTCTGGAGAAGGCCTTTCAGCCGGGCAAAG ACTCCCTCACAGAGGTCACTGCTCGCAACCTGCTCACTGGCCATCAGGTTCCCCTGGTCATCTCACACAAAGAGGCCTTTGATGGCTATCTAGACACTGTGATCG GTATCCCAGATTCCAGTGAGGAGGATCTGTCTTTGGCCAGAGCCCTGGACCTGAGGTGGACCACAGTTCTGAAAAGTGACCAAGAAGGGACACAGAGTTTGATTAACTCTAAAGAG ttctctGGCCTCAGCAGAAAGGAGGCCTTTGACTCCATTACCCAGAAGGCCAGAGAGCTCAAGGTGGGCGGCCACCTTACCAGCTCCAAGCTCAGGGACTGGTTGATATCAAGACAGCGTTATTGGGGCACCCCCATTCCTGTGGTGCACTGTGGGTCTTGTGGTGCAGTTGCAGTCCCGGAGGATGAATTACCCGTTGCATTACCGAAGCTCCCGTCTCTCACAGGAAAAGGGATGTCACCTCTAGAGGCTGCTCATGACTGGGTCAACTGTAAATGCCCCAG ATGTAAAGGCCCAGCGAGGAGGGAAACTGACACTATGGACACGTTTGTGGACTCAGCCTGGTATTACTTTAGATACACAGACCCTCATAACAATGATAG GCCTTTTGAGCGCCACCTAGGAGATCACTGGCTGCCTGTTGACGTGTACATCGGAGGGAAGGAGCACGCTGTCATGCACTTGTACTACGCCCGCTTCCTCTGTCACTTCTGCAAAAGCCAGGGTCTTGTGGCCCACAG AGAGCCTTTTTGGAAGCTGTTGGTCCAGGGCCTGATCAAGGGCCAGACTTTCAAACTGGCTGACAGCGGCCAGTACCTGAAGAGAGACGAAATAGACTTCACAG ATGAAGAACCAGTGGCAGTTGGAGGTGGTCGTATTGAGGTGACATGGGAGAAGATGAGCAAGTCGAAACACAACGGTCTCGACCCCCAAGAGGTGGTGCAGCAGTACGGTGTGGACACAGTTCGACTCTACATCCTCTATGCTGCACCGCCTGAACAAGACATCCTCTGGAACGTCAAGA CGGACGCCCTTCCTGGGGTTCTACGTTGGCAGTCTCGTCTGTGGCAGCTGGTGACAAAGCTGCGGGAGGCTAGACAACTTGGAGATTTCCCCAATCCTTCACACCTAAAGAAGAAGGAGTTGGCAGAGGTTAAAAGGATCTGGGAGAGCAAGAACTATGCCATTCAAGAG GTGACATCTCACTTCACAGAGGACTTCCTTTTCAATGCAGCCATTTCTCGTCTGATGGGATTTACCAACACGCTAAAT agtGCAACGGTCACGGTGATGCAGCACAGTGTGGACTTTGAGGAGGCTCTGGCTGCGTTGGTGAAGATGACAGCACCCATGGCCCCTCACCTGGCTTCTGAACTGTGGGCAG GTCTTTGCCAGGTTAAAAACCCCGTCAGCCCCGTCCTTCAACAGGGAGGAGACGTCCTCCAACAGTCATGGCCAACTGTGGATCCTGAATACCTGAAGGTCCCTGACTTTGTGCAGCTGTCTGTACTG ATAAACAACAAGGCCTGTGGGACAGTGACAGTGCCACTGCAGGCTTCCAAAGACTCAGAACAAGTACAGCAGCTGATCCTCGAGAGCCCGCTTGGACAGAAGCTTCTCAGAAAATGCAGCATCAAGAGAGCCATCCTCTCTCCAAGGACTGCCCTCATCAACTTCCTGATTGATGAGTGA